One window of Gammaproteobacteria bacterium genomic DNA carries:
- a CDS encoding mechanosensitive ion channel family protein: MITFDGIPLIENDLTAKLSIHAPNITTIWQKLNLILQNFLQALPIFAIGLFVFIIFFIAGKLARSIIKNVMINRRHYNVALVIARLAQWGFILAGILISLAVIFPSITPADLLAGLGLGGLALSFAFKDILQNYLSGVLILLQEPFKIGDEIKYKDFEGAVEFVDTRTTFLKSYDGRRILIPNGEIYTNAITVNTTYGMRCSEYDIGIGSSDDLQKASQIIREILGSINTIIKEPAPEVIIVELGAYYNSLRARWWTAPKQLEVLRIRGKVLSGIKKRFHEEGIDIPFPTQTILWHDQTETTDGNREKQREGWPPSQHLTKGNTIADAITNKIKPAD, from the coding sequence ATGATTACATTTGATGGAATTCCACTTATCGAGAATGATTTAACAGCTAAGCTATCTATCCATGCACCTAATATTACAACGATATGGCAAAAATTGAATTTAATTCTTCAAAATTTTTTACAAGCGTTGCCAATATTTGCGATTGGACTTTTTGTATTTATAATTTTTTTCATAGCGGGTAAGTTAGCTCGAAGTATTATTAAGAATGTAATGATAAACAGACGTCATTATAATGTAGCTCTCGTGATTGCAAGGCTAGCCCAATGGGGTTTTATATTAGCTGGTATATTAATAAGTTTAGCAGTCATCTTTCCCTCTATTACACCAGCTGATTTACTTGCAGGGTTAGGTTTAGGAGGGTTGGCTCTTAGTTTCGCTTTTAAAGATATATTACAGAATTATTTATCTGGTGTTTTAATCCTTCTACAGGAACCTTTTAAAATTGGTGATGAGATAAAGTATAAAGATTTTGAGGGAGCAGTGGAATTTGTGGATACACGCACAACCTTTTTAAAATCATACGACGGGCGTCGTATTCTAATACCCAATGGAGAAATTTATACAAATGCGATTACGGTTAATACTACTTATGGGATGCGTTGTTCAGAATATGATATTGGTATTGGTTCTAGTGACGATCTACAAAAAGCATCTCAAATAATCCGGGAAATATTAGGTAGTATTAATACGATTATAAAGGAACCCGCACCAGAAGTTATTATAGTCGAATTAGGAGCATATTATAATAGTCTAAGAGCACGTTGGTGGACAGCACCAAAGCAGCTTGAGGTGCTACGTATCAGGGGGAAGGTGTTAAGCGGAATAAAGAAACGCTTTCATGAAGAAGGAATAGATATTCCATTTCCTACGCAAACTATCCTTTGGCACGATCAAACAGAAACAACAGATGGTAATCGCGAGAAACAACGCGAAGGTTGGCCACCCAGTCAGCATCTTACAAAGGGAAATACTATTGCGGATGCTATTACCAACAAAATAAAACCTGCAGATTAA
- a CDS encoding DUF2254 domain-containing protein, which translates to MKTYLMNILAYIRASYWFIPLMMAILAILLALTTTSLDWWLNQAGFHNNTLFFANQPQGARAILSTIAGSMITVAGVTFSITIMAVSFALGQIGPRLIHSFMRDKVNQYTLGTFIATFLYCLLVLRLVLNGNEWPIVKAFVPHISVFTAMLLAIFNIAVFIFFIHHIASSFNVYNILAKIGLDLTKMIDKEYPLLVDLIADPPLEQEKNRSTNFSISANPIFPNHSGYIRIFDIEGICNLSVEKECVIEIKRQPGDFVTLQTPLMYINKEMDEETQKSFATFFAIGQERDQSQDFLLLSDEIAEIIARALSPGINDPFTAITAINWLQSSIELFSTRQIQHKNKYDKNNKIRVIMYPVTLSIYLERIFGQIFPYVSRDRNTSLHMIKVIKEMFERTANTEFMRLLNSQAHILAEMTKDKLQSPQDHGIFDKRFNEVKKLYELKM; encoded by the coding sequence ATGAAAACATATTTGATGAATATATTGGCATATATTCGAGCAAGTTATTGGTTCATTCCCTTGATGATGGCTATCTTAGCTATTTTACTTGCCTTAACAACTACTTCTTTGGATTGGTGGTTAAACCAAGCTGGGTTTCACAATAATACTCTGTTTTTTGCAAATCAGCCTCAAGGCGCCAGAGCCATCTTGTCCACAATCGCAGGATCAATGATAACTGTTGCGGGAGTTACATTTTCAATAACTATAATGGCTGTTTCTTTTGCATTGGGTCAAATAGGCCCAAGGTTAATTCATAGTTTTATGCGAGATAAAGTTAATCAATATACTTTAGGCACTTTTATCGCAACCTTTCTCTATTGTTTGTTAGTGTTACGCTTAGTTTTGAATGGCAATGAATGGCCTATTGTGAAAGCATTTGTTCCACATATATCAGTTTTTACCGCGATGCTACTAGCAATATTCAATATAGCTGTATTCATCTTTTTCATTCATCATATTGCTTCTAGTTTCAACGTATACAATATTCTTGCCAAAATTGGGCTTGATTTAACCAAAATGATTGATAAAGAGTACCCGCTATTGGTAGATCTTATAGCTGACCCGCCTCTAGAGCAGGAAAAAAATCGGTCTACAAATTTTTCTATCAGTGCAAACCCAATTTTTCCTAACCATTCGGGATATATTCGTATTTTTGATATCGAAGGTATTTGCAATCTCTCTGTTGAAAAAGAATGTGTCATAGAAATTAAACGTCAACCAGGTGATTTTGTAACTCTCCAAACGCCCTTAATGTACATTAATAAGGAAATGGATGAAGAAACTCAAAAATCATTTGCAACGTTTTTTGCTATAGGTCAGGAAAGGGATCAAAGTCAAGACTTCTTGTTACTGTCAGATGAAATAGCTGAAATAATTGCTCGCGCTCTTTCTCCAGGAATTAATGACCCATTTACTGCGATAACAGCAATTAATTGGTTACAGAGTAGTATTGAGTTGTTTTCAACAAGGCAAATACAGCACAAAAATAAATACGATAAAAATAACAAGATACGCGTAATCATGTACCCAGTCACACTTTCGATTTACTTAGAAAGAATTTTCGGGCAAATATTTCCTTATGTTAGTCGCGACCGAAACACATCCTTACATATGATAAAAGTCATAAAAGAAATGTTTGAAAGAACTGCAAATACAGAATTTATGCGCTTGTTAAATTCGCAAGCACATATCTTAGCAGAAATGACCAAAGACAAATTACAATCTCCTCAAGATCACGGCATTTTTGATAAAAGATTTAATGAAGTTAAAAAATTGTACGAATTAAAAATGTGA
- a CDS encoding IS3 family transposase encodes MKTECVYHEKYLTRDEAKKSIFDYIEVFYNRQRKHSFIGYKSPEQYELASGL; translated from the coding sequence ATTAAAACAGAATGCGTTTATCATGAAAAATATTTAACTCGTGATGAAGCAAAGAAATCTATTTTTGATTACATCGAAGTATTTTATAATCGGCAACGCAAGCATTCATTTATTGGATATAAATCGCCCGAACAATATGAGCTTGCAAGTGGACTTTAG
- a CDS encoding transposase, whose amino-acid sequence MSKYDKEFKDEAIRLALSSAQPIAKTAQDLGIKESALYSWISEEKNKNQTITDESGNQTNLITELNRLRKEIVLNAA is encoded by the coding sequence ATGAGTAAGTACGACAAAGAATTCAAAGATGAAGCAATACGATTAGCATTATCATCCGCACAACCAATAGCCAAGACAGCTCAAGATTTGGGAATAAAAGAATCAGCACTATACAGTTGGATTAGTGAAGAAAAAAATAAAAATCAAACCATTACTGATGAAAGCGGTAATCAAACCAATCTCATTACAGAGTTAAACCGTTTGCGTAAGGAAATCGTATTAAATGCAGCATGA